In Exiguobacterium sibiricum 7-3, a genomic segment contains:
- the truB gene encoding tRNA pseudouridine(55) synthase TruB — protein MEPIGVLPLDKPAGMTSHDCVFRLRRLFQTKKVGHTGTLDPEVTGVLPICLGRATKLARFITDEGKRYVAEVTIGYATTTEDAHGETVRETSVIPDAFTEQQVDEILNQLTGQVEQTPPYYSAVKVNGKKLYEYARKGIEVERPTRIVQIDTLERTSGLTFEDDVCRFQIEIACGKGTYIRTLAVEIGERLGYAAHMSELRRTSSGAMSETEAVTLATLEACETVEERMKYVLPIEQVIQKWPRLTVDAETAARVLNGAKLPGIPVEFERFTVYNEEGIPLAIYRLDSEINMGRVEVMLQID, from the coding sequence ATGGAACCCATCGGAGTATTACCGTTAGATAAACCAGCAGGTATGACGAGTCACGATTGTGTTTTTCGACTGCGTCGCCTTTTTCAAACAAAAAAAGTCGGACATACCGGAACGCTTGATCCGGAAGTGACAGGTGTTTTGCCGATTTGTCTCGGACGAGCGACGAAGCTTGCGCGCTTCATTACGGACGAAGGGAAAAGGTATGTCGCAGAAGTGACGATTGGCTATGCAACGACGACCGAAGATGCCCACGGGGAAACCGTCCGGGAAACGTCGGTCATACCCGATGCATTTACAGAGCAGCAAGTCGATGAAATACTCAATCAACTGACCGGACAGGTTGAACAGACACCGCCCTATTATTCGGCCGTGAAAGTAAACGGGAAAAAATTATATGAATATGCCCGTAAAGGCATCGAAGTGGAACGACCGACCCGGATCGTCCAAATCGATACATTAGAACGAACATCCGGGCTGACTTTCGAAGACGATGTCTGCCGTTTTCAAATTGAAATTGCCTGTGGAAAAGGGACGTATATCCGGACGCTTGCGGTTGAAATCGGTGAACGTTTAGGTTATGCGGCCCATATGAGTGAGTTACGCCGGACGAGCTCGGGTGCGATGTCCGAAACAGAAGCGGTGACACTTGCAACGCTTGAAGCATGCGAGACTGTCGAAGAGCGGATGAAGTACGTCTTACCGATTGAACAAGTCATTCAAAAATGGCCGCGGTTGACTGTAGATGCCGAGACGGCAGCCCGTGTATTGAATGGTGCCAAATTACCAGGCATTCCGGTCGAATTTGAACGCTTTACTGTCTATAATGAAGAGGGCATCCCTTTAGCAATCTATCGGCTTGATTCCGAAATCAATATGGGACGCGTGGAAGTCATGTTACAAATCGATTAG
- a CDS encoding bifunctional riboflavin kinase/FAD synthetase: protein MDIIHLTYPEQPVEDPAVIALGFFDGVHLGHQRVLQTAIEKSRELHLPVAVMTFDPHPKQVLGNGTEQILYITPLDRKLEKMAELGIDRVYVIEFTVAFSELSPQDFVDHYLIAAGARHIVAGFDYSYGRFGAGKMATLDFHSRGRFDHTIVSEHQADDEKVSSTRIRRLLADGAVAEAALLLGEPYQTKGIVIHGDARGRQIGFPTANIRPEFAYVIPKLGVYATFVHLEDGRKFPAMTNIGRRPTFYETGEVSIETHLLAFDEDLYGQELKIEWMAYLRDERAFDGIESLKTQLAQDKIHAMQALTV from the coding sequence ATGGACATCATTCATTTAACATATCCAGAACAACCAGTAGAAGACCCGGCTGTCATCGCACTAGGCTTTTTTGATGGCGTACACCTTGGACACCAACGTGTTTTACAAACAGCAATTGAAAAAAGCCGAGAATTACATCTGCCGGTAGCGGTCATGACGTTTGACCCTCATCCGAAACAAGTCCTTGGGAACGGAACGGAACAGATTCTCTACATTACACCACTTGACCGAAAACTCGAAAAGATGGCGGAACTTGGCATTGACCGGGTGTATGTCATTGAATTCACAGTCGCCTTTTCAGAATTGTCACCACAAGACTTCGTTGATCATTATTTAATTGCTGCCGGGGCACGCCATATCGTCGCAGGCTTTGATTATTCGTATGGACGGTTCGGGGCGGGCAAGATGGCGACGCTTGACTTCCACAGCCGTGGACGGTTTGATCATACAATCGTTTCAGAACACCAAGCAGACGATGAAAAGGTCAGTTCGACACGAATTCGCCGTCTGCTCGCCGATGGCGCTGTCGCGGAGGCAGCCCTGTTGCTAGGCGAGCCGTATCAAACGAAAGGGATTGTCATTCATGGTGACGCCCGCGGTCGACAAATTGGGTTTCCGACGGCCAATATCCGCCCGGAATTCGCCTATGTCATTCCGAAACTAGGTGTCTATGCGACGTTCGTTCATCTAGAGGATGGTCGGAAATTTCCGGCGATGACGAACATCGGACGGAGACCGACGTTTTATGAGACGGGAGAAGTCAGTATCGAAACCCACCTGCTCGCATTTGACGAAGATTTATATGGACAGGAACTGAAGATTGAGTGGATGGCATACTTACGGGATGAACGAGCGTTCGACGGTATTGAAAGTCTGAAAACACAGCTCGCCCAAGATAAAATTCACGCGATGCAGGCATTAACGGTTTGA
- the rpsO gene encoding 30S ribosomal protein S15 translates to MALTKERKNEIIEAYATKQGDTGSPEVQVAVLTEQITTLNDHLRTHKKDHHSRRGLLKMVGRRRNLLTYLRNKDVSRYRSLIERLGLRR, encoded by the coding sequence ATGGCACTCACTAAAGAACGTAAAAATGAAATTATCGAAGCTTATGCTACGAAACAAGGCGATACTGGTTCGCCGGAAGTACAAGTTGCTGTTTTAACTGAACAGATTACAACTTTAAACGATCACTTACGTACACACAAAAAGGATCACCACTCACGTCGTGGTCTCTTGAAAATGGTTGGTCGTCGCCGTAACTTGCTCACATACCTTCGTAACAAGGATGTTTCACGTTACCGTTCATTAATCGAGCGTCTTGGTCTTCGTCGCTAA
- the pnp gene encoding polyribonucleotide nucleotidyltransferase, with protein MSQTKQTFSTELGGRPLTIEIGQLAKQANGAALIRYGETAVLATVVASKQPKDLDFFPLTVNYEEKLYAAGKIPGGFLKREGRPGENAILTSRLIDRPIRPLFPDGFRHDIQVATTVLSSDEDNSPEVAAMIGASIALSISDIPFDGPIAGVTIGRVNGEFIVNPTMSQAAESDIDLQVAGTKHAVNMVEAGAKEVSEEAMLEAILLGHDVIKTLIAFQEEIVAAVGQEKFAYTVSSFDETLVNRLKADALAEVTMAVQVEEKQARDLAINEVISKYIDQYAADDSITEAQLAEVSGVLNKFVKTEVRRLITEDKVRPDGRGLAEIRPLDSEIGLLPRAHGSGLFTRGQTQVLSVATLGVAGDAQIIDGLGLKAEKRFMHHYNFPPFSVGEARPMRAPGRREIGHGALGERALLPVLPSETDFPYTIRLVSEVLESNGSSSQASICGSILAMMDAGVPLKAPVAGIAMGLIKEGENYSILTDIQGMEDHLGDMDFKVAGTKDGVTALQMDMKIGGITRQILEEALEQARLGRLHILEHMNSVIAEPRVELSKYAPKIVTLKINPDKIRDVIGPGGKVINSIIDETGVKIDIDQDGTVFIASTDQDGINRARQLIEDIVREVVIGEEFDGTVRRVEKFGAFVELFKGKDALVHISELALERVGQTEDVVKLGDKLKVRVTEVDDKGRVNASHKVLLVEGMSAEDRAAYDEKKKTERDSRPPRRDTGSRPPRDGQRPPRRN; from the coding sequence ATGTCACAAACAAAGCAGACGTTTTCGACCGAACTCGGTGGACGTCCATTAACAATTGAAATCGGTCAACTGGCCAAACAAGCAAACGGAGCAGCATTGATCCGTTACGGTGAGACTGCAGTCCTTGCGACGGTCGTCGCATCAAAACAACCAAAAGACTTAGATTTCTTCCCATTAACAGTGAACTATGAAGAAAAATTATATGCAGCAGGTAAGATTCCAGGCGGTTTCCTAAAACGTGAAGGACGTCCAGGCGAAAATGCGATTTTGACATCACGCCTGATTGACCGTCCGATCCGTCCATTGTTCCCGGATGGATTCCGTCACGACATCCAAGTCGCAACGACGGTATTATCTTCGGACGAAGATAATTCACCAGAAGTCGCAGCGATGATTGGGGCTTCAATCGCCTTGTCGATTTCAGACATTCCATTCGATGGTCCGATTGCAGGCGTGACGATTGGTCGTGTGAACGGTGAGTTCATCGTCAATCCGACAATGAGTCAAGCGGCTGAAAGCGATATTGACCTTCAAGTTGCCGGAACGAAACATGCGGTCAACATGGTTGAAGCAGGTGCAAAAGAAGTTTCAGAAGAAGCGATGCTTGAAGCGATTCTTCTCGGACATGACGTCATCAAGACATTGATTGCGTTCCAAGAAGAAATCGTCGCAGCTGTTGGTCAAGAAAAATTCGCCTATACGGTCTCTTCGTTTGACGAGACACTTGTCAATCGCTTGAAAGCCGACGCGCTTGCAGAAGTGACGATGGCTGTTCAAGTCGAAGAAAAACAAGCACGTGATCTTGCCATCAATGAAGTCATTTCGAAATATATCGATCAGTACGCAGCAGATGATTCGATTACGGAAGCACAATTAGCAGAAGTATCGGGTGTCTTGAACAAATTCGTCAAAACAGAAGTGCGTCGTTTGATTACAGAAGATAAAGTCCGCCCAGACGGTCGTGGTCTTGCCGAGATCCGTCCGCTTGATTCAGAAATCGGATTGTTACCGCGTGCACACGGTTCAGGTCTCTTCACTCGTGGTCAAACTCAAGTCTTGTCTGTTGCAACGCTCGGTGTCGCAGGAGATGCGCAAATCATCGATGGTCTTGGACTCAAAGCAGAAAAACGTTTCATGCACCACTATAACTTCCCGCCGTTCTCAGTCGGAGAAGCGCGTCCGATGCGTGCACCGGGTCGTCGTGAAATCGGTCACGGAGCACTAGGGGAACGTGCACTGTTACCAGTTCTTCCATCAGAAACAGATTTCCCTTACACGATTCGTCTGGTGTCGGAAGTCCTCGAATCAAACGGATCGTCTTCACAGGCGTCGATTTGTGGATCAATCCTTGCCATGATGGATGCAGGTGTGCCGCTGAAAGCGCCGGTTGCCGGAATTGCAATGGGCTTGATCAAAGAAGGCGAAAACTATTCAATCTTGACTGACATTCAAGGTATGGAAGATCATCTCGGCGATATGGACTTTAAAGTCGCAGGAACTAAAGATGGTGTGACTGCCCTTCAAATGGATATGAAGATTGGCGGAATTACGCGCCAAATTTTAGAAGAGGCACTTGAACAAGCGCGTCTTGGTCGTTTACACATCCTCGAACACATGAATTCAGTCATTGCTGAACCACGTGTTGAGTTGTCTAAATATGCACCGAAAATCGTCACACTCAAAATCAATCCGGATAAAATCCGTGATGTGATTGGACCCGGCGGTAAAGTCATCAACAGCATCATCGATGAGACGGGTGTTAAAATCGATATCGATCAAGACGGAACCGTCTTTATCGCGTCAACGGATCAAGACGGTATTAACCGTGCTCGTCAGTTGATTGAAGATATCGTCCGTGAAGTCGTCATCGGAGAAGAATTTGACGGGACAGTTCGCCGCGTCGAAAAATTCGGTGCCTTCGTCGAATTGTTCAAAGGGAAAGATGCCCTTGTGCATATCTCGGAACTAGCGCTTGAGCGTGTTGGTCAAACCGAAGATGTCGTTAAATTAGGCGATAAATTGAAAGTCCGTGTCACGGAAGTCGATGACAAAGGACGTGTCAATGCATCGCATAAAGTACTGCTTGTTGAAGGTATGAGTGCGGAAGATCGCGCTGCATACGATGAAAAGAAAAAAACAGAGCGTGACAGCCGCCCGCCGCGTCGGGATACTGGATCTCGCCCACCACGTGACGGACAACGTCCACCGCGTCGTAACTAA
- a CDS encoding M16 family metallopeptidase codes for MVERLVLENGVRIVSERIENARSVATGIFIKAGSRTETKEEHGISHLIEHMMFKGTKKQSAKEIAVYFDRLGGNINAFTSKDQTCYYVKTLDEHAITAFDVLADMFLESTFDEEELEKEKRVVIEEIKMYEDTPDDLVHELLAVAAYGEDVMARPILGTEESVKQLSRQMIVEYLQEAYAPEQIVISVAGHVTDELITQIKNRFSVLQTNGTVRQIEEPVLKSDSLRKEKDTEQVHVCYNFRAIPSADDRLPTLALLNNAFGATMSSRLFQSIREDRGLAYSVFSYYTTFDDHGTFTIYVGTSKETLEEVETVLSTEIQQLLEHGLTTKELEDGIEQLKGSLILGNESTSSHMNRNARNELHLGMHPTLEDVLAEVEQITPANVQEMIAYIFSEPPAKAYILPEIDEADLETE; via the coding sequence ATGGTCGAAAGACTTGTATTAGAGAACGGGGTTCGAATCGTCAGTGAACGGATTGAGAATGCCCGGAGTGTGGCAACCGGTATTTTCATCAAAGCCGGTTCACGGACGGAAACAAAAGAAGAACATGGTATCAGTCATTTGATTGAACACATGATGTTTAAAGGGACGAAAAAACAATCGGCAAAAGAAATTGCCGTTTATTTTGACCGCCTGGGTGGTAATATTAATGCATTCACGAGTAAAGATCAGACCTGTTATTATGTGAAGACATTGGATGAACACGCCATCACGGCGTTTGATGTCTTGGCAGACATGTTTTTGGAGTCGACGTTTGACGAAGAGGAACTGGAAAAAGAAAAGCGGGTCGTGATTGAAGAAATTAAAATGTATGAAGATACACCGGATGATTTGGTACATGAACTGTTAGCAGTTGCGGCGTACGGGGAAGATGTCATGGCACGACCGATTCTCGGTACGGAAGAAAGTGTCAAACAGCTCAGCCGTCAAATGATTGTAGAGTACCTGCAGGAAGCGTATGCACCGGAACAAATCGTCATCTCAGTTGCAGGGCATGTGACGGACGAACTGATTACACAAATTAAAAACCGATTCAGTGTACTGCAGACAAATGGGACCGTTCGGCAGATTGAAGAGCCCGTTTTGAAAAGTGATTCGTTACGGAAGGAAAAAGATACGGAACAAGTCCATGTTTGTTATAATTTCCGGGCGATTCCTTCTGCGGATGATCGTTTGCCGACGTTAGCCTTACTCAATAATGCGTTTGGAGCAACGATGTCGAGCCGCTTGTTTCAATCGATTCGTGAAGACCGCGGATTAGCATATTCCGTCTTTTCGTACTATACGACGTTTGATGATCATGGCACGTTTACGATTTATGTCGGAACATCAAAAGAAACGTTGGAAGAAGTGGAAACTGTTCTTTCAACGGAAATCCAGCAACTGCTCGAACACGGTCTGACAACGAAAGAGCTTGAAGATGGAATTGAGCAGTTAAAGGGATCGTTGATTTTAGGAAATGAGAGCACATCGAGTCATATGAACCGTAATGCCCGGAATGAACTCCATCTCGGAATGCATCCGACACTAGAAGATGTACTTGCTGAAGTGGAACAGATTACGCCTGCTAACGTTCAGGAAATGATTGCCTATATCTTTAGCGAACCACCTGCTAAAGCGTACATCTTGCCGGAAATCGATGAGGCAGACCTTGAAACCGAGTGA